The following proteins are encoded in a genomic region of Gammaproteobacteria bacterium:
- a CDS encoding DUF5110 domain-containing protein, translating into MVGRQRHFGIEGAVERPGGDWLLAFLTACLVAEGAHAEVPRLTFSSGASHLVLEVLDDRLAHFEWSSGGSLPDPARPIRVTPQVDRTDYPGPARLERSGAAGEVLETPTTRYTVDAASLCLGVIDRRSGTELATLCPVSGAERGVDIATTMSHAYGLGAQFVDLGSAHGDWTGRVRESGSEHGNRMVEFGGGTVGNVQVPVLYGLGAGGIAFALFLDDLYRQRWDLTGDPWKVETAARTVRGYVFAGPDLPATRAAYLDLTGRPPVPPRKLFGLWVSEWGYDDWGELEGKLRTLRAGRFPVDGFVLDLPWFGGVVRDSEDSPMGRTTWDTAHFPGAREKLARLREQDGVGILPIEESYVARGLPEHADLAARGFLVRAGCADCPPVYLDGVSDINTNNWWGRGGMIDWTLDAAADYWHDLKRQPLIEDGVLGHWVDLGEPEMYDAIDSPGDPPDWAHGVEPEGHAHADWHNAYNLKWAEGIARGYRRKGVARRPFVLSRTGTAGIQRHGVAMTSGDIASNLESLATHLNAQLHMSFSGIDYFGSDVGGFLRRGLTGAALDDLYTRWFATSAWLDVPLRPHTENLCNCKETAPDRVGERESNLANLRERVAITPYLYSLAHRAWRAGEPLVPPLVFHYPEDPRVRELGDEKLLGRDLLVATLTETGAAHRDVYLPKGEWVDYWTDERLVSQGETFPARPLRQTGLLRPPVFARAGAIVPRMAVDGQSLNVAGQRADGSTRDEFVVRVYAAKDPTRFTLYEDDGESVAYQRGEVRETDISQALAGDGRRASVTVAAARGTYAGAPQQRDHRVELVFDGARVTAVTLNGVDLAPREDLAGLEAAPDGWAPAGPRRVVARSGPRPVSDEKAFAFTLETR; encoded by the coding sequence GTGGTCGGCAGACAACGCCACTTCGGCATCGAGGGAGCGGTGGAACGACCTGGTGGTGACTGGCTGTTGGCGTTCTTGACCGCGTGCCTGGTCGCCGAAGGCGCTCACGCCGAAGTCCCGCGATTGACCTTCTCGTCGGGCGCGTCGCACCTGGTGCTCGAGGTGCTGGACGACCGGCTCGCCCATTTCGAGTGGAGCTCCGGGGGCTCCCTCCCCGACCCGGCGCGCCCGATCCGGGTGACACCCCAGGTGGACCGGACGGACTACCCCGGCCCTGCCCGGCTGGAGCGCTCGGGCGCCGCCGGGGAGGTGCTGGAGACCCCCACGACCCGGTATACGGTGGACGCGGCGAGCCTGTGTCTCGGGGTGATCGACCGCAGGTCCGGCACCGAGCTCGCCACGCTCTGCCCGGTCTCGGGCGCCGAGCGAGGCGTGGACATCGCAACCACCATGAGCCACGCCTACGGCCTCGGCGCGCAGTTCGTGGACCTCGGCAGCGCCCACGGCGACTGGACCGGCCGGGTGCGCGAGTCAGGCAGCGAGCACGGCAACCGGATGGTGGAGTTCGGCGGCGGGACCGTCGGCAACGTGCAGGTCCCCGTCCTCTACGGTCTCGGGGCGGGCGGCATCGCGTTCGCCCTGTTCCTCGACGACCTCTATCGCCAGCGCTGGGACCTGACCGGCGACCCCTGGAAGGTCGAGACGGCGGCCCGGACCGTCCGCGGCTACGTCTTCGCGGGTCCGGACCTCCCGGCCACCCGTGCGGCGTACCTGGACCTGACCGGGCGCCCACCCGTTCCGCCCCGCAAGCTCTTCGGCCTTTGGGTCTCGGAGTGGGGCTACGACGACTGGGGCGAGCTGGAAGGGAAACTCCGGACGCTGCGTGCCGGCCGGTTTCCCGTGGACGGCTTCGTGCTCGACCTGCCCTGGTTCGGCGGCGTCGTGCGCGACTCCGAGGACAGCCCCATGGGCCGCACGACCTGGGACACGGCCCACTTCCCCGGTGCGAGGGAGAAGCTTGCGCGCCTGCGCGAGCAGGACGGAGTCGGTATCCTGCCGATCGAGGAGTCCTACGTCGCCCGGGGGCTACCAGAGCACGCGGACCTCGCCGCCCGGGGCTTCCTCGTCCGCGCGGGCTGCGCGGACTGCCCCCCCGTCTACCTCGACGGCGTGAGTGACATCAACACAAACAACTGGTGGGGCCGCGGCGGGATGATCGACTGGACCCTGGACGCGGCCGCCGACTACTGGCACGACCTGAAGCGCCAGCCGCTCATCGAGGACGGGGTGCTGGGCCACTGGGTCGACCTGGGCGAGCCCGAGATGTACGACGCCATCGACTCCCCCGGCGACCCACCCGACTGGGCCCACGGGGTGGAGCCCGAGGGCCACGCCCACGCCGACTGGCACAACGCTTACAACCTGAAGTGGGCCGAGGGGATCGCACGGGGCTACCGGCGCAAGGGGGTCGCGCGCCGCCCGTTCGTGCTCTCCCGCACGGGAACGGCCGGCATCCAGCGCCACGGGGTCGCCATGACCTCAGGGGACATCGCTTCCAACCTCGAGAGCCTCGCGACCCACCTGAACGCCCAGCTGCACATGTCGTTCTCGGGCATCGACTACTTCGGCTCGGACGTGGGCGGTTTTCTGCGCCGGGGACTCACCGGGGCCGCGCTGGACGACCTCTACACGCGCTGGTTCGCCACCAGCGCCTGGCTCGACGTGCCGCTGCGCCCCCACACCGAGAACCTCTGCAACTGTAAGGAGACGGCACCCGACCGGGTCGGCGAGCGCGAGAGCAACCTCGCGAACCTGCGCGAGCGGGTCGCGATCACCCCCTACCTCTACTCCCTCGCCCATCGCGCCTGGCGGGCCGGCGAACCGCTGGTCCCGCCGCTCGTGTTCCACTACCCGGAGGACCCCCGGGTGCGGGAGCTCGGCGACGAGAAGCTCCTCGGGCGAGACCTCCTGGTCGCCACCCTCACGGAAACGGGCGCGGCGCACCGGGACGTCTATCTCCCGAAAGGGGAATGGGTCGACTACTGGACCGACGAGAGGCTCGTGAGCCAGGGAGAGACCTTCCCGGCGCGCCCCCTGCGGCAGACAGGCCTGCTGCGCCCCCCGGTCTTCGCCCGCGCAGGCGCCATCGTGCCGCGCATGGCGGTGGACGGGCAGTCCCTGAACGTCGCGGGCCAGCGTGCCGACGGGTCGACCCGCGACGAGTTCGTCGTCCGGGTGTACGCGGCAAAGGATCCGACGCGGTTCACGCTCTACGAGGACGACGGGGAGAGCGTCGCCTACCAGCGCGGGGAGGTCCGCGAGACCGACATCTCCCAAGCGCTCGCGGGGGATGGCAGGCGGGCCTCGGTGACCGTCGCCGCCGCGAGGGGCACCTACGCCGGGGCCCCTCAGCAGCGGGACCACCGGGTCGAGCTGGTCTTCGACGGGGCCCGAGTCACCGCAGTCACCCTGAACGGGGTCGATCTGGCGCCGCGCGAGGACCTCGCCGGGCTCGAGGCGGCCCCCGACGGGTGGGCGCCCGCGGGGCCGCGGCGGGTCGTCGCCCGCTCGGGCCCGCGGCCGGTGTCCGATGAGAAGGCTTTCGCGTTTACGCTCGAGACGCGCTAG
- the ilvB gene encoding biosynthetic-type acetolactate synthase large subunit, with the protein MSSSATQPRTGASIFFDVLVDLGVEYIFGHTGGAVIPLHVELNKRMRRGEKVPRFILFRQEGGAGHAAEGYARVTGNTGVALATSGPGATNLVTPIADAHKDSVPTVFITGQVASGAIGTDAFQEVDTVGITRPISKHNYLVKDVRDLDWVLREAFAIAAHGRPGPVVVDICKSAQLAQGAHRHRPRKRHRESTPFDATGTLAILDALAKARRPVLKAGGGIITANAAAELRQFAERFDVPVTTTFNALGALPHDLPHNLGMPGMHGTIPANYALRDSDFLLTVGGRFDDRVAVQGFASGKRIAHVDIDPSEIDKTVRTDLAVIADTRDFLRFSLESGASAQHRKWLDQVREWKARMPTPYSASPYVKPQAVVESVSRWTEGNATVVTGVGQHQMWAAQYYRFQRPRQWVSSGGLGTMGFGLPAAIGAWFGNPHQPVVLIDGDGSFQMNLQELATVVANRVPLKMFVLNNSYLGMVRQWEDMMDGGHHYETCLARNCDCDPACIELDQTCRRQLPNLMGLQYVYPRLRTLHLADPGKIDEVVREALADPGPVLVDVWIDKAENVLPMVQPGKGLEDIIES; encoded by the coding sequence ATGTCATCCAGCGCGACTCAGCCCCGCACCGGGGCCTCCATCTTCTTCGATGTGCTCGTCGACCTCGGCGTCGAATACATCTTCGGGCACACGGGCGGTGCAGTCATCCCGCTGCACGTGGAGCTCAACAAACGCATGCGCCGCGGCGAGAAGGTGCCGCGCTTCATCCTGTTCCGGCAGGAGGGCGGCGCCGGGCACGCCGCCGAGGGCTACGCGCGCGTCACCGGGAACACCGGGGTCGCGCTGGCGACCTCGGGACCCGGCGCGACGAATCTCGTGACGCCCATCGCCGACGCCCACAAGGATTCGGTGCCGACGGTGTTCATCACCGGACAGGTGGCCAGCGGCGCCATCGGGACCGACGCCTTCCAGGAAGTGGACACGGTCGGCATCACCCGGCCGATCTCCAAGCACAACTACCTCGTCAAGGACGTCCGGGACCTGGACTGGGTTCTCCGCGAGGCGTTCGCGATCGCCGCGCACGGGCGCCCGGGCCCCGTGGTAGTGGACATCTGCAAGAGCGCCCAGCTCGCCCAGGGCGCGCACAGGCACCGCCCCCGCAAGCGTCACCGAGAAAGCACGCCGTTCGACGCGACGGGGACCCTGGCCATCCTGGATGCCCTGGCGAAGGCGCGACGGCCCGTGCTGAAGGCGGGCGGGGGCATCATCACCGCAAATGCGGCGGCCGAGCTGCGTCAATTCGCAGAGCGCTTCGACGTACCCGTCACCACCACCTTCAACGCCCTCGGGGCCCTGCCCCACGACCTCCCGCACAACCTGGGGATGCCCGGCATGCACGGCACCATCCCGGCGAACTACGCCCTGCGGGACTCCGATTTCCTCCTTACCGTCGGCGGGCGTTTCGACGACCGGGTGGCAGTGCAGGGGTTCGCCTCGGGCAAGCGCATCGCCCACGTGGACATCGACCCGTCCGAGATCGACAAGACCGTGCGCACCGACCTCGCGGTCATCGCCGACACCAGGGACTTCCTGCGGTTCAGCCTCGAGTCCGGCGCATCCGCGCAGCACCGCAAGTGGCTCGACCAGGTGCGCGAGTGGAAGGCGCGCATGCCGACGCCCTACTCGGCCTCCCCGTACGTAAAGCCCCAGGCCGTGGTCGAGAGCGTCTCGCGGTGGACCGAGGGCAACGCGACCGTCGTGACCGGAGTCGGTCAGCACCAGATGTGGGCCGCCCAGTACTACCGCTTCCAGCGGCCCCGCCAGTGGGTCAGCTCCGGCGGCCTCGGCACCATGGGCTTCGGCCTGCCCGCCGCGATCGGCGCCTGGTTCGGGAACCCCCACCAGCCTGTCGTGCTGATCGACGGCGACGGGAGCTTCCAGATGAACCTGCAGGAGCTCGCCACGGTGGTCGCCAACCGCGTGCCGCTCAAGATGTTCGTGCTGAACAACAGCTACCTGGGCATGGTCCGGCAGTGGGAAGACATGATGGACGGTGGCCACCACTACGAGACCTGCCTGGCCCGCAACTGCGACTGCGACCCCGCCTGCATCGAACTGGACCAGACCTGCCGCCGCCAGCTGCCCAACCTGATGGGCCTGCAGTACGTCTATCCGCGGTTGCGGACCCTGCACCTGGCCGACCCGGGAAAGATCGACGAGGTGGTGCGCGAGGCCCTCGCCGACCCGGGCCCCGTTCTGGTGGACGTCTGGATCGACAAGGCGGAGAACGTGCTGCCGATGGTGCAGCCCGGAAAGGGACTGGAGGACATCATCGAGTCCTGA